One part of the Nostoc sp. PCC 7120 = FACHB-418 genome encodes these proteins:
- a CDS encoding glycoside hydrolase family 65 protein codes for MLDDVDISVENSLEPLLDSHEWNVIETEFNPTQLHHKETVFTLSNGYLGTRGSLEEGYQEDFPATMIHGIYDDTQISHTELVNCPHWLPLVVEVAGERFSMNSGEVLHYERRLDLRLGLLSRDVRWRSPQGHTLDLHFERFASLADQHVLAIRCQITSVDFTGEITVTARFDAEPKTQGVPHWQTLNQGGVDQILWLQSQTLHSGVGLGMSAKLIIDGDETAVVSVKNAGIPTLETTFECNPGKTVIVEKIVTVFTSRETETPIAAALERLADEPRYTTLLAAHIAAWEQVWQNSDIIIEGDRQAQLSVRYNLFQLLSVAPRHDDHVSIAPKTLSGFAYSGHIFWDTEIFILPFLTFTQPDLARNLLTYRYHTLPGARRKAQEAGYQGAMFAWESATTGDEVTPRWVPGANGELIRIWCGDLEVHITADVAYAVWHYWQTTNDDEWMHDYGAEIILDTAVFWESRVQWNEQRHSYDILDVIGPDENHDRVNNNAFTNLMVQWHLQSALALWDWFKHVYPEKAAQLVEQLNLTTERLHCWAEIQERIFVNEDLTTGLIEQFEGFFQLEDVNLADYEPRTKSLQGLLGIEATSQKQILKQPDVLMLLYLLRQAYDYNTLKVNWDYYTQRTDHTYGSSLGPAIHAVLACDLNNPTEAYTHFLRAALVDLEDVRLNAAEGIHAASAGGVWQAVVLGFGGVRMTQFGPMACPNLPPTWKRLKFKLQWRNEWYEFDLQPETAMAMVTQEAQVPVFATVQAVMSNG; via the coding sequence ATGCTTGACGACGTAGATATATCGGTGGAAAATTCCCTTGAGCCATTGCTAGATTCCCATGAATGGAATGTGATTGAGACAGAATTTAACCCTACACAACTACACCATAAAGAAACTGTTTTCACTCTCAGCAATGGTTATCTAGGAACCAGGGGAAGTTTGGAGGAAGGATATCAAGAAGATTTTCCCGCCACAATGATTCATGGCATTTATGACGATACGCAAATTTCCCACACAGAATTGGTAAATTGTCCTCACTGGCTGCCGTTGGTAGTGGAGGTGGCAGGTGAACGATTTAGCATGAATTCGGGGGAAGTTCTCCATTACGAGCGTCGGTTGGACTTGCGCTTGGGTTTACTTAGTCGTGATGTGCGGTGGCGTTCTCCCCAAGGCCATACCTTAGACTTACACTTTGAGCGTTTTGCTAGTTTGGCAGATCAACACGTATTGGCGATTCGTTGTCAAATCACATCTGTAGATTTTACAGGTGAAATTACCGTGACAGCGCGATTTGATGCGGAACCAAAAACCCAAGGCGTTCCCCATTGGCAGACTTTAAACCAAGGAGGCGTAGACCAGATTCTTTGGTTACAAAGTCAAACCCTGCATTCTGGTGTTGGCTTGGGGATGAGTGCCAAGTTAATCATAGATGGTGATGAGACTGCGGTTGTTTCTGTCAAAAATGCCGGTATTCCAACTTTGGAGACTACTTTTGAATGTAACCCAGGAAAAACAGTCATTGTGGAAAAAATTGTGACTGTGTTTACTTCCAGAGAAACAGAAACTCCAATTGCCGCCGCACTAGAAAGATTAGCTGATGAACCCAGATACACAACCCTATTAGCTGCCCATATTGCCGCTTGGGAGCAAGTTTGGCAAAATAGCGACATTATTATTGAAGGCGATCGCCAAGCCCAACTCAGTGTCCGTTACAATCTTTTTCAGTTACTATCCGTAGCACCACGCCACGACGATCATGTAAGTATAGCCCCTAAAACTCTGTCTGGCTTTGCCTATAGCGGACACATTTTTTGGGACACCGAAATATTTATCCTCCCCTTCCTCACATTCACCCAACCAGATTTAGCGCGAAACTTACTCACCTACCGCTACCACACCTTACCAGGCGCAAGACGCAAAGCCCAAGAAGCTGGTTATCAAGGAGCAATGTTCGCTTGGGAAAGTGCTACCACAGGTGATGAAGTTACCCCTCGGTGGGTTCCTGGTGCTAATGGTGAATTAATTAGAATTTGGTGCGGTGATCTTGAAGTACACATTACAGCCGATGTGGCTTATGCAGTTTGGCACTACTGGCAAACTACCAACGATGATGAATGGATGCACGACTATGGTGCAGAAATAATTCTCGATACAGCCGTGTTTTGGGAAAGTCGCGTCCAGTGGAACGAACAACGCCACAGCTACGACATTCTCGATGTAATTGGCCCCGATGAAAACCACGATCGCGTCAATAATAACGCCTTTACCAACCTCATGGTACAGTGGCACTTACAATCAGCTTTAGCCCTGTGGGATTGGTTCAAACACGTTTATCCCGAAAAAGCCGCGCAACTAGTAGAACAACTTAACCTAACTACAGAACGTCTACACTGTTGGGCAGAAATTCAAGAACGTATCTTTGTCAATGAAGATTTAACTACAGGTTTAATCGAACAATTTGAAGGCTTTTTTCAATTAGAAGATGTCAACCTAGCTGATTACGAACCCCGCACAAAATCTTTGCAAGGTTTGTTAGGGATTGAAGCCACTAGTCAAAAGCAAATACTCAAGCAGCCTGATGTGTTGATGCTACTTTACTTGCTACGTCAGGCTTATGACTATAACACCCTCAAGGTTAACTGGGACTATTACACCCAACGCACCGACCATACTTATGGTTCTTCACTAGGCCCAGCAATTCATGCCGTCTTAGCTTGCGATCTTAATAACCCTACAGAAGCCTACACTCATTTTTTAAGAGCTGCGTTAGTAGATTTAGAAGATGTCAGACTCAACGCCGCCGAGGGAATCCACGCCGCCAGCGCAGGAGGAGTTTGGCAAGCTGTTGTTTTAGGGTTCGGGGGTGTGAGAATGACTCAATTTGGCCCGATGGCTTGTCCTAATCTCCCGCCAACTTGGAAACGCTTGAAATTTAAGCTGCAATGGCGCAATGAATGGTACGAGTTTGATTTACAACCAGAAACAGCAATGGCAATGGTGACACAGGAAGCTCAAGTTCCTGTTTTTGCCACTGTACAAGCTGTAATGAGTAATGGGTAA
- a CDS encoding methylated-DNA--[protein]-cysteine S-methyltransferase, with protein sequence MKLLIDKISSEIGTILIVSDGKSLCALDFEDYQPRMLKLLQKRYGSCDFQEVENPQGFSSLIQAYLQGDRHSLKNLPIETGGTPFQQQVWLALQTIPWGTTISYGELAAKINKPTAYRAVGLANSFNPIAIVLPCHRVIGANNLLTGYAGGLERKRWLLHHEGVVESIQNSLIPYGFA encoded by the coding sequence ATGAAACTCCTAATTGACAAAATTAGTTCAGAAATTGGCACAATCTTGATTGTTTCTGATGGAAAAAGCTTGTGCGCTCTGGATTTTGAGGATTATCAGCCAAGAATGTTAAAACTTCTGCAAAAGCGTTATGGTAGCTGTGACTTTCAAGAGGTGGAGAACCCACAGGGATTTAGTAGTCTGATTCAAGCTTATCTCCAAGGCGATCGCCATAGCCTCAAAAATTTGCCGATAGAGACTGGCGGAACTCCTTTTCAGCAGCAAGTTTGGCTTGCTCTACAAACAATTCCTTGGGGGACTACTATTTCATACGGTGAACTAGCTGCAAAAATTAATAAGCCGACTGCTTATCGTGCTGTCGGCTTGGCAAATTCATTTAATCCAATTGCAATAGTTCTTCCCTGTCATCGAGTGATTGGTGCAAATAATTTACTCACTGGATACGCAGGTGGACTAGAGCGTAAGCGTTGGTTGCTTCATCATGAAGGGGTGGTGGAATCGATTCAAAATTCACTCATACCCTACGGGTTCGCGTAG
- a CDS encoding acyl-CoA desaturase, whose product MTVKHLAIAPEGKKSLRLSWTNVAFFTTIHALALLAPWFFSWSALGLLLFLHWLFGSIGICLGYHRLLSHKSFQVPKWLEYAIATIGALAMQGGPIFWIGGHRQHHAHTEDVYLDPYSSQRGFWWSHMLWILYPRSEFFDYEIYQKYAPDLARQPFYRWLDRYFLLLQIPFGLMLYAIGGWSFVIYGVVLRAVLLWHSTWFVNSATHMWGYRTFNADDNARNLWWVSIVTYGEGWHNNHHTYPNVAKAGFQWWEVDVTWWSIKLLQTLGLAKKVVLPPSQRMNQG is encoded by the coding sequence ATGACCGTAAAACATCTGGCAATCGCCCCTGAGGGGAAGAAGTCATTGCGCCTCAGTTGGACAAACGTGGCATTTTTTACCACAATTCACGCTCTAGCTTTGTTGGCTCCTTGGTTTTTTTCCTGGTCAGCATTGGGTTTGCTGTTGTTTCTCCACTGGTTGTTTGGCAGTATTGGTATTTGCCTTGGGTACCACAGATTACTTAGTCACAAGAGTTTTCAAGTACCCAAATGGCTGGAATATGCGATCGCCACTATCGGTGCATTGGCTATGCAGGGAGGGCCAATTTTTTGGATTGGAGGACATCGCCAGCATCATGCTCACACCGAAGATGTCTATCTAGATCCATACTCTTCCCAGCGTGGATTTTGGTGGAGCCATATGTTGTGGATTTTATATCCTCGCTCCGAATTTTTCGACTATGAAATCTATCAAAAGTATGCGCCTGATTTAGCAAGACAACCATTCTATCGTTGGTTAGATCGTTATTTTCTCCTGTTGCAAATTCCTTTTGGATTAATGCTTTACGCTATCGGAGGATGGTCTTTCGTCATCTATGGTGTAGTTCTCAGAGCAGTATTGCTATGGCACTCTACTTGGTTTGTCAACTCTGCCACCCATATGTGGGGCTATCGTACCTTTAACGCTGATGATAATGCACGTAATTTGTGGTGGGTATCTATAGTAACCTATGGCGAAGGTTGGCACAACAACCATCACACTTACCCCAACGTAGCCAAAGCTGGGTTCCAGTGGTGGGAAGTTGATGTCACTTGGTGGAGTATTAAACTGTTGCAGACTTTAGGTTTGGCGAAGAAAGTAGTTTTACCGCCATCACAAAGAATGAATCAAGGTTGA